ACTAAAATAACTTTTTGCTTTAACATTTTTTAAATTATATTTCTGGATTATATCTTCAGGTGAGTTATCTGTGAGGGGAAATAAACCACATAAAGCATACCAACCTTTTTGTGAGGTTTCACTTTAACCGGTTCTACTTCCCTATTAATCTTACTTCTTTTTTGGTGATGCAACATATCTAACACTATAAAAGGCTATAAAACTAAATAAACTAAAATTAATCTTTTCATCTATCACCTCCATCCTTAATATAAGAAATATTTCGCAGGCTAAAGCCTGCGCCTACCCTTTTTCTAAAATTTATTTCCTTGATCTTATACTTCTATGGAACCTACAACCTTTAGGGTGCGAAATATTTCGCTTCTTGATAATTATATAAAGAACAATTATTTTTCTAATAGGGATATAAATCGTATAGATGCTTTTAAAGTTTCTAACTTATACTTCAAATGTAATATCTTTCTTTATCCACTTCCTCTCTTAATATTCTAAGTTCCTCCTCTGTTGGCTCAGGTGTCACCTCAAGGGGCTCCTTTACAAGAAGTTCAAAACCTGTATTTTCTTTAACCTCTTCAAGTGTAACACCAGGATGAAGAGAAATAACACGCATTCTCTTTGTCTCTTCATCAAAATCAAGAAGAGCCAAATCTGTCACAACTCTATAAGGACCTGTCCCTTCTGGTAAACCACTTTCCTCTCTTTTTCCTTTTCCTCCTAAATATCCGGGGGTTGTTATAAAATCAACTTTTTCAACAAATCTCTTTTTTTCATGCTTCATTATAATAATAGTTCTCCAGCAAAGGGAACCTACATCATTTCCTCCTCCACTACCGGGCAATCTTACCTTTGGTCTTGAATGTTCTCCTATAACCGTTGTGTTTAAATTTCCGTAAGGATCAATTTGAGCACCACCTAAAAATCCATAATCAATAAAGCCTCTCTGGGCAGATTCCATAATATCACAGATTCCAGTTGCTGCAAGTGCTCTATAAAAAGTTCTTCCCTCACCAACTGCTCTTGGTAATTTTTTTAAGTTAGCTCCTATTCCTCCAAATTCAAATATTGGAATAAGATGGGGAGCATGAAGTTTCTGAGCTAAAGAAGCCGCAAGCATCGGAATACCTGTGCCTATAAAACATGTTGAATAATCTTCCATTAACCTTGCTGCTACAAAAATCATTAACTCAGTTTTTGAATATTTCATTTTTACCTCCCCATTTTTTCATATTTTAATTTCATCAATTTTTCAATTCCAATCTTTTCAAGGTATTCTTTATGATTTTTAACAGAATATATATACTCATCCATATATTTTTTCGTCCCTTCCTCTGTTTCACACATCTTTAAAAACATCCTCAAATGTTCTTCATCCCTTTCATATAAATAAACCATCTCACCTGGATGGGAACCAAAAGGGGCATAAACAATAGCATCAGTAAGAAAATAAGGAATAATTGTTTTTTCTGGATACCTCCTTATTTCATCAGTTGAAACAATCTCTTCTGTGCTTATTATGAGCCTTTTTGAAGCTCTTGCCATTTCAAAGGCAAATCCAGAAATACCTTCTATAACACAGTTTCCATATTTATCAGCCTTATGAACATGTATAATTCCCACATCAAGAATCAATGCAGGTAAAAGACATAACTTTATACCTGTAAAAGGACACATTATTACTTTTGCTGCTGAATATTTGAAGGTATCACTGCCAAGCATACTTCTAATGGGGATAAAGGGAACACCCATAGCAGCAGCTTTAAATCTCCAGGCCATTGCAGCATTAGACCATTCAACAATTTTTACTTTTCCATTTTCAGCTGCCCTTCGGAATATTGGTGATAAACCTAAAACTTCATAACCTATATATGTTACATCCATAGCAGTTACAAGATCTGCTGCCAAAAGGTAATCTATTTCAAGTAATCCCTGACCTGCGAGACGCAAATTCTTTTTTCCCTGTCTTACAATTTCCCTTATTATTGAAAGAGGAGCTCTTACAGTTCCATAAAGTTCAACTCCTATATAATCTCCATCTTTTATAAATTGACTTACTGCCTCTTTCTCATCCATTACTTTTTCAACTAAAGTTCTTCTTTTTTTATCTCTTACAAATTTCCTGAACTCCTCCACATCCGGCTTTTGTATTAATTCACCAATTCCCTCTTCCACAATTTCAATTGTTTTATTTCCCATTTTCCACCTCCTGATTTTTTAATTATATAATTATTTCTTTTTTGGTTTCATTATAACAACAATTTGCCTATTTCCAACCTTTTTAATTTCCCCCTCAGGTTCTGCAAAATCCTTTACTTTTTCAAAGAACTTTTCCATTATTGCTTTACCCTGAGTATCAATTAAAACCATCTCTCTCCCCTTAAAAAATAACCTAACCTTTACCTTATGACCAGTTTCTATAAATTCTCTCATCTTCTTAATTTTAAGCTGAAGATCATGCTCACTTGTCGATGGTCTAAAGGAGATCTCTTTCTCTTCAGCAGTTTTTGTATGTTTTTTCTTCTT
This window of the candidate division WOR-3 bacterium genome carries:
- a CDS encoding CoA-transferase, with translation MKYSKTELMIFVAARLMEDYSTCFIGTGIPMLAASLAQKLHAPHLIPIFEFGGIGANLKKLPRAVGEGRTFYRALAATGICDIMESAQRGFIDYGFLGGAQIDPYGNLNTTVIGEHSRPKVRLPGSGGGNDVGSLCWRTIIIMKHEKKRFVEKVDFITTPGYLGGKGKREESGLPEGTGPYRVVTDLALLDFDEETKRMRVISLHPGVTLEEVKENTGFELLVKEPLEVTPEPTEEELRILREEVDKERYYI
- a CDS encoding CoA-transferase, which encodes MGNKTIEIVEEGIGELIQKPDVEEFRKFVRDKKRRTLVEKVMDEKEAVSQFIKDGDYIGVELYGTVRAPLSIIREIVRQGKKNLRLAGQGLLEIDYLLAADLVTAMDVTYIGYEVLGLSPIFRRAAENGKVKIVEWSNAAMAWRFKAAAMGVPFIPIRSMLGSDTFKYSAAKVIMCPFTGIKLCLLPALILDVGIIHVHKADKYGNCVIEGISGFAFEMARASKRLIISTEEIVSTDEIRRYPEKTIIPYFLTDAIVYAPFGSHPGEMVYLYERDEEHLRMFLKMCETEEGTKKYMDEYIYSVKNHKEYLEKIGIEKLMKLKYEKMGR
- the infC gene encoding translation initiation factor IF-3, coding for MGRKWYPRGPVARDREPYRINEEIKVREVKVVDENGKFLGVMPTSEALELAYEKGLDLVEIVPTDNPPLCKILDYGKFKYEMKKKKKHTKTAEEKEISFRPSTSEHDLQLKIKKMREFIETGHKVKVRLFFKGREMVLIDTQGKAIMEKFFEKVKDFAEPEGEIKKVGNRQIVVIMKPKKK